One segment of Pseudanabaena sp. PCC 6802 DNA contains the following:
- the carB gene encoding carbamoyl-phosphate synthase large subunit: MPRRTDIHKILLIGAGPIVIGQACEFDYSGTQACKVLRDEGYYVILVNSNPATIMTDPATADRTYIEPITPEIVAQIIAKERPDAILPTMGGQTALNTAVALAKSGVLDEYGVELIGAKLPAIEMAEDRKLFKEAMQRIGVGVCPSGLANTMPEAREISQQIASYPLIIRPAFTLGGTGGGIAYNQEEFEEIAASGLEASPTSQILIEKSLIGWKEYELEVMRDLADNVVIICSIENIDPMGIHTGDSITVAPAQTLTDKEYQRLRDYSIAIIREIGVETGGSNIQFAVNPENGEVIVIEMNPRVSRSSALASKATGFPIAKFAAKLAVGYTLDEISNDITKKTPASFEPSIDYVVTKIPRFAFEKFPGSEPVLTTQMKSVGEAMAIGRTFQESFQKALRSLEIGRFGFGGDRDEQLPTLEHIKTSLRIPNPDRIFSVRHGFLSGLSVSAIADLTGIDPWFLQKMREITDMELALKGRSLDRISSDEMREIKQMGFSDRAIAYLTSSSEDDVRDRRKQMGIIPVYKTVDTCAAEFEALTPYHYSTYEEESEILPSTKRKVMILGGGPNRIGQGIEFDYCCCHTSYALRAAGFETIMVNSNPETVSTDYDTSDRLYFEPLTREDVLNIIEAEQPEGIIIQFGGQTPLKLAMPLLKYLEAHPEIPTKIWGTSPNSIDIAEDRERFEAICKDLGIMQPNNGLARSYEEALAVSRRVSYPVVVRPSYVLGGRGMEVVYSDEELENYMSKAILIEPEHPILIDQFLEGAIEVDVDAIADSTGSVIIGGIMEHIEEAGIHSGDSACAIPTFSLSSDVLDTIRNWTIKLAQRLQVVGLMNIQFAVQTNLNGTRQEQVYILEANPRASRTVPYVSKAIGIPLVNYASRIMAGATLAELGMTEEIVPKHIAIKEAVLPFSKFSGTDTILGPEMRSTGEVMGIDVDFGRAFAKAQIAAGERLPLKGTAFISVNDRDKSGVTAVAEGFLELGFKIVATEGTHKVLRRNNIDSQLVLKVHEGRPHVIDAIKNGQVQIAINSPSGGDAKIDDKLIRRTALAYKIPVITTLAGAKAAIAAIRSLQNDSVAVRALQDYFS; the protein is encoded by the coding sequence ATGCCACGTCGTACCGATATACATAAAATTTTGCTGATTGGGGCTGGCCCCATCGTGATCGGCCAAGCTTGTGAGTTTGACTATTCCGGTACCCAAGCCTGTAAAGTACTGCGCGATGAAGGCTACTATGTCATTCTGGTTAACTCCAATCCCGCCACGATCATGACCGACCCGGCAACAGCGGATCGGACATATATCGAGCCAATTACACCGGAAATTGTGGCGCAAATTATTGCTAAAGAACGACCAGATGCCATTTTGCCCACCATGGGCGGACAAACGGCTCTGAATACTGCCGTAGCTCTAGCCAAAAGTGGCGTTTTGGACGAGTATGGCGTTGAGTTGATCGGTGCTAAACTGCCAGCGATCGAAATGGCAGAGGATCGCAAACTATTTAAAGAGGCAATGCAGCGCATTGGCGTGGGCGTGTGCCCCTCTGGTCTGGCGAATACTATGCCCGAAGCCCGCGAAATTAGCCAGCAAATCGCCTCCTACCCCCTGATTATTCGCCCTGCTTTTACCTTAGGCGGCACGGGTGGCGGCATTGCCTACAACCAGGAGGAATTTGAGGAGATTGCCGCATCTGGGTTAGAAGCCAGTCCCACCTCTCAGATCCTGATCGAGAAATCTTTAATTGGGTGGAAGGAATACGAGCTAGAGGTCATGCGGGATCTAGCCGATAACGTGGTGATTATTTGCAGCATTGAAAATATCGATCCGATGGGCATCCATACGGGGGATTCGATTACGGTCGCGCCCGCCCAAACCCTCACCGATAAGGAATACCAACGCTTGCGGGACTACTCGATCGCGATTATTCGCGAGATCGGCGTAGAAACGGGGGGGTCTAATATCCAGTTTGCAGTTAATCCGGAGAACGGTGAGGTAATTGTCATTGAGATGAACCCCCGCGTCTCCCGCAGTTCTGCTCTAGCGTCAAAGGCAACGGGTTTCCCAATCGCCAAGTTTGCTGCCAAACTTGCTGTGGGCTATACGCTGGATGAGATTTCCAATGACATTACCAAGAAAACACCGGCCAGTTTCGAGCCAAGCATTGACTATGTCGTTACCAAAATTCCGCGCTTTGCCTTCGAGAAATTTCCCGGCTCCGAACCAGTCCTGACCACGCAGATGAAATCCGTAGGCGAGGCAATGGCGATCGGGCGCACGTTCCAGGAATCTTTCCAAAAAGCCCTGCGATCGCTAGAAATCGGAAGATTTGGCTTTGGCGGAGATCGCGACGAGCAGTTACCCACCCTGGAGCATATTAAAACCAGCCTGCGCATTCCCAATCCAGATCGGATCTTCTCTGTGCGACATGGGTTTCTATCTGGGCTATCTGTGAGCGCGATCGCCGACCTGACCGGAATTGACCCCTGGTTCCTGCAAAAGATGCGGGAAATTACCGATATGGAATTAGCACTCAAGGGACGATCGCTGGATCGAATTAGCAGCGACGAAATGCGGGAAATTAAGCAGATGGGCTTTAGCGATCGCGCGATCGCCTATCTCACGAGTAGCAGCGAAGACGATGTGCGCGATCGTCGCAAGCAGATGGGAATTATCCCCGTCTATAAAACCGTCGATACCTGCGCGGCAGAATTTGAAGCGCTCACACCCTACCACTACTCCACCTACGAAGAAGAATCGGAAATTCTCCCTTCTACTAAAAGGAAGGTAATGATTTTAGGTGGCGGGCCGAATCGGATCGGACAAGGAATCGAATTTGACTACTGCTGCTGTCACACCAGCTATGCTCTGAGAGCGGCGGGGTTCGAGACGATTATGGTAAATTCCAATCCCGAAACGGTTTCCACTGACTACGACACCAGCGATCGCCTCTACTTTGAGCCGCTTACCCGCGAAGATGTCCTGAATATTATTGAAGCGGAACAGCCCGAGGGTATCATTATCCAATTTGGCGGCCAAACACCCTTGAAACTGGCGATGCCATTGCTGAAGTATCTGGAGGCTCATCCCGAGATCCCGACCAAAATTTGGGGAACATCGCCTAATTCTATCGATATAGCTGAAGATAGAGAGCGCTTCGAGGCAATTTGTAAAGATCTCGGCATTATGCAACCCAATAATGGCTTAGCTCGTTCTTACGAAGAAGCCCTTGCAGTTTCTCGGCGCGTCAGCTATCCCGTTGTGGTACGACCTAGCTATGTTCTGGGCGGACGCGGTATGGAAGTAGTTTATTCCGATGAAGAATTAGAGAACTACATGTCCAAAGCGATTCTAATCGAGCCAGAACATCCCATTTTAATCGATCAATTCCTGGAAGGGGCGATTGAAGTAGATGTAGATGCGATCGCTGACAGCACTGGTAGTGTCATAATTGGCGGCATCATGGAGCACATCGAAGAGGCAGGAATTCACTCGGGGGACTCCGCCTGTGCCATCCCCACCTTCTCCCTATCATCTGACGTGCTGGATACGATTCGCAACTGGACGATTAAGTTGGCGCAGCGCCTGCAAGTTGTGGGTTTGATGAATATTCAGTTTGCCGTCCAAACCAATTTGAATGGCACGAGACAGGAGCAGGTCTACATTCTCGAAGCCAATCCCCGCGCTTCCCGTACCGTTCCGTATGTCAGCAAAGCGATCGGTATCCCATTGGTTAACTATGCCTCGCGGATTATGGCTGGCGCAACCCTTGCAGAATTGGGCATGACTGAGGAAATCGTACCTAAACACATTGCCATCAAGGAGGCGGTCTTGCCTTTTTCCAAATTTAGCGGCACCGATACGATCCTGGGGCCAGAAATGCGCTCCACGGGCGAGGTGATGGGGATTGACGTAGATTTTGGTCGTGCTTTTGCCAAGGCGCAAATTGCGGCAGGAGAGCGCCTCCCACTCAAGGGTACGGCCTTTATTTCGGTAAACGATCGCGATAAGTCGGGAGTTACGGCTGTGGCTGAGGGATTTCTGGAGTTAGGCTTCAAAATCGTTGCCACCGAAGGCACGCACAAAGTTCTGCGTCGCAATAATATCGACAGTCAGCTAGTGCTCAAAGTACATGAAGGTCGTCCCCATGTCATCGATGCGATTAAGAACGGCCAGGTGCAAATTGCCATCAATTCTCCCAGTGGCGGCGATGCCAAAATCGATGACAAACTGATTCGGCGTACTGCGCTGGCTTACAAAATACCTGTAATCACTACCTTAGCGGGGGCAAAGGCAGCGATCGCCGCCATCCGCTCCCTCCAAAACGATTCAGTGGCAGTCAGAGCACTCCAGGATTATTTTAGTTAA
- a CDS encoding Uma2 family endonuclease — translation MTQIVESKTKLLTFDEFLAYEDGTDTRYELVDGELVEMPAESDVNATITRLLFVELLKFFSYLLIAWGTEIEVSGQRSRCRLPDLIVHTEASKAALTGASRSLITRDMPPPALVIEVVSPGVTNRSRDYRHKRTEYAARGISEYWIVDPEEQRITVCKWVDGQYEDRIFTGNQLIESDVVSGFSLTPQQIFEAAR, via the coding sequence GTGACTCAAATAGTTGAATCCAAAACGAAGCTGTTAACCTTTGACGAGTTTCTCGCCTATGAGGATGGCACTGACACCCGCTATGAGTTAGTAGATGGAGAACTGGTGGAGATGCCCGCTGAAAGTGATGTAAATGCTACTATTACCAGGTTATTGTTTGTCGAACTGCTTAAGTTTTTCTCCTACCTACTTATTGCTTGGGGAACCGAAATTGAAGTAAGCGGACAACGATCGCGCTGTCGATTGCCCGATTTGATCGTGCATACAGAAGCATCAAAAGCGGCACTGACTGGAGCTTCGCGATCGCTGATTACAAGAGATATGCCGCCGCCCGCTCTGGTAATTGAAGTAGTCAGCCCTGGAGTTACTAACCGCAGCCGAGATTACCGCCATAAGCGCACGGAATATGCCGCACGCGGCATCAGCGAGTATTGGATTGTAGATCCGGAAGAACAGCGAATTACAGTCTGCAAATGGGTCGATGGGCAATACGAAGATCGGATATTTACTGGTAACCAGCTAATTGAGTCCGACGTGGTTTCTGGTTTCTCCTTAACACCCCAGCAAATTTTCGAGGCTGCTCGATAG
- a CDS encoding ROK family protein translates to MTASSTSKLTLAVDVGGSGIKMLILDEQGQPQTERVRIDTPQPATPDRVIPAIAQLASTVGAFDRVAVGFPSVVQHGITRGAINLSPVWDGFDLGNALGRALGKPIRIANDADVQGLGAIAGSGVELVITLGTGFGSSLFVDGKLLPNLQLGQHPFSDDKTYEEHLGNAAFEKYGQKTWNRRLSKAIATLSKLFNYEYLYIGGGNAKKIELELPVNVKVISNKLGLLGGIALWRD, encoded by the coding sequence ATGACTGCATCCAGTACTAGTAAATTGACATTAGCGGTTGATGTAGGTGGCAGCGGGATCAAAATGCTGATTTTAGACGAGCAGGGTCAACCGCAGACCGAGCGAGTCCGTATCGATACGCCCCAGCCAGCTACGCCAGATCGCGTTATCCCCGCGATCGCGCAATTAGCCAGTACCGTAGGCGCGTTTGACCGCGTTGCGGTTGGTTTCCCCTCTGTAGTGCAGCATGGCATCACCAGAGGTGCGATCAATCTTTCCCCTGTTTGGGACGGTTTCGATCTGGGTAACGCGCTCGGTCGGGCTTTAGGCAAACCCATCCGCATTGCTAATGATGCCGACGTGCAGGGCTTGGGGGCGATCGCTGGCAGTGGCGTGGAACTGGTAATTACGTTGGGAACGGGCTTTGGTTCATCTTTATTCGTGGATGGCAAACTATTGCCCAACCTGCAACTGGGACAGCATCCCTTTAGCGATGACAAAACCTATGAAGAACACCTCGGCAACGCTGCCTTTGAGAAGTACGGTCAGAAAACTTGGAATCGGCGTTTAAGCAAGGCGATCGCTACGCTGTCCAAATTATTTAACTACGAGTATCTTTACATTGGCGGTGGCAATGCTAAAAAAATAGAACTAGAGTTACCTGTCAACGTCAAAGTCATCTCGAATAAATTAGGTCTATTGGGTGGTATCGCGCTTTGGCGCGATTGA
- a CDS encoding RNA-guided endonuclease InsQ/TnpB family protein, which produces MIVYEFKVKGKDKQYRAIDDAIRTSQFIQNKALRYWMDNRGISRYDLNKYCAVLADLFPFADELNSMARQSAAERAWSAIARFYDRCKKKVKGKKGFPKFKKNCRSVEYKTSGWQLSLTRKAITFSDKKGIGTLKLKGTYDLNYYNIEQIKRVRLVRRADGYYAQFAIAVNVRVETQPTNQVVGIDLGLKYFIADDKGNVEQSPQFYRQSEKQLNRANRKKSKKFSTAKKKAKQRQSINYHKARNRYARKHLKVSRQRKEYCKRIAYSVIQSNDLVAYEDLNVKGLVRNRHLAKSISDAGWSTFRAWLEYFGHKYEKVTVAVPPQNTSQNCASCGKKVKKSLSTRTHVCPHCGYTEDRDVNAAINILRLGLSTVGHTGTYAWGDLPSWAVGENLLSNGESVNQESQRLQT; this is translated from the coding sequence ATGATAGTTTACGAGTTTAAAGTTAAAGGAAAAGATAAGCAGTATCGTGCAATAGACGATGCCATTCGCACTAGTCAATTCATTCAAAATAAAGCTTTGCGCTATTGGATGGATAACAGAGGAATTAGTAGATATGACCTCAATAAATATTGCGCTGTATTAGCTGACTTGTTTCCTTTTGCTGACGAACTCAACTCAATGGCTAGACAATCTGCTGCTGAACGTGCTTGGAGTGCAATAGCAAGATTTTACGATCGCTGCAAGAAGAAAGTTAAAGGTAAAAAAGGTTTTCCTAAGTTTAAGAAAAACTGTCGTTCTGTGGAATACAAAACATCAGGATGGCAGCTTTCTCTAACTCGTAAAGCCATAACTTTTTCAGACAAAAAAGGAATAGGGACTCTGAAATTAAAAGGAACCTATGACTTGAACTATTACAACATTGAACAGATTAAGCGTGTTCGGCTAGTACGTCGAGCAGATGGGTATTATGCTCAATTTGCGATTGCTGTTAATGTCAGGGTTGAAACACAACCTACTAATCAAGTAGTTGGTATTGACTTGGGATTGAAATATTTCATTGCCGATGACAAAGGTAATGTCGAGCAGTCTCCTCAGTTTTACCGCCAGTCTGAAAAACAGCTTAATCGTGCTAATCGTAAAAAATCCAAGAAGTTCAGTACAGCTAAAAAGAAAGCTAAGCAGAGACAATCAATCAACTACCACAAAGCCAGAAATAGATATGCTCGCAAGCATTTAAAAGTAAGTAGGCAGCGAAAAGAGTATTGCAAGAGAATAGCATACTCCGTGATCCAATCTAACGACTTGGTAGCTTATGAAGATTTAAATGTTAAAGGGCTGGTACGCAATCGACATCTGGCTAAATCTATCAGCGATGCTGGTTGGTCAACTTTTCGAGCGTGGTTAGAATATTTTGGACATAAATATGAGAAGGTAACAGTTGCTGTTCCTCCCCAAAATACAAGTCAAAATTGTGCTTCATGTGGTAAGAAGGTGAAAAAATCTCTGTCTACGAGAACTCATGTTTGCCCACATTGTGGGTACACAGAAGACAGAGATGTCAACGCAGCTATCAATATTTTGAGATTAGGTCTCAGTACCGTAGGGCATACGGGAACTTACGCTTGGGGAGATTTGCCCTCTTGGGCAGTTGGTGAAAACCTGCTGTCTAACGGCGAGTCAGTGAACCAAGAATCTCAGCGTCTTCAGACCTGA
- a CDS encoding NACHT domain-containing protein, translated as MTNQLIKTSNFPQPNDREGEANASLQLEHHSAQIADYVERACDRLRVMGLTKPLKLSDVYVPLHVIRNDSNFRYATTEISANDDLRAKLADANEKSVPALAVLEKLSRVIILGNMGSGKTTLLKQLALQCTVGKFQSHRIPISISLHEFSAVMSQVSLLDYIASQALQSGTIESSMVMRLLVQGKLLLSIDELDELTPSDANLAMRQIRNLADYFPGNYWAIACRPTVSTQILEQFTEVELAGFNRQQIETFVHKWLPQLSSSTPIKSKVLLAQLFGNPSIGEIATNPLLLTLLCKKFAVSSYLSFGHAIQDAIDLWLYEWDCCNYKFYSDRSQEPTKRDLKRQKDILSWIALSSFNHGTSLFDLPRIEQYVAQYTKNFPGQSTWDDIPSTSMVERTKGIYSFAYVSFQEYLVAYHLIHSPNPSAIKYLVERITDKRWHNVIIMAVSILPNANDVVRQMKQRIDKSIGHERLQQFLEWVNQQVSQLQSPYSPETLRAFYLDIDLERTRALDRARALEIAHMRSLERARVRAEGKANDMDTEIDIDYALTNAINLDLTLYCAQFPILELACALEPILSEQLENLKRSLPSPTKEAAKFKKWWAVQGLEWAQKLRKIIIQHRRGIQDWELSEAQIQALKRYYDANKTLVECLHSSTVSEAVRQEIKSTLLLSIARIEQSKPSEPATKHQQKQPKK; from the coding sequence ATGACAAATCAGTTAATCAAGACATCTAATTTTCCCCAACCTAACGATCGAGAAGGTGAGGCGAATGCTAGTCTGCAATTAGAGCACCACTCCGCGCAGATTGCTGATTACGTAGAAAGAGCCTGCGATCGCTTACGGGTGATGGGGTTGACGAAGCCACTTAAGTTGAGCGATGTTTATGTTCCCCTGCATGTAATTAGGAATGATAGTAATTTTAGGTATGCCACAACCGAGATCTCGGCAAATGATGACCTTCGCGCTAAACTTGCTGATGCAAATGAAAAGTCTGTACCAGCATTAGCAGTTTTAGAGAAACTTTCCAGAGTAATTATTCTGGGAAACATGGGCAGCGGTAAAACCACCCTACTCAAGCAACTGGCATTGCAGTGCACAGTCGGTAAGTTTCAGTCCCATCGCATTCCGATATCGATCTCGCTGCACGAATTTAGTGCCGTGATGTCGCAGGTTAGCTTGCTCGATTATATTGCGTCTCAAGCACTGCAATCCGGTACGATCGAGTCGTCTATGGTGATGCGACTGCTGGTACAAGGCAAACTATTGTTGTCGATCGACGAACTAGATGAATTAACGCCAAGCGATGCCAATCTAGCCATGCGACAAATTCGCAACCTGGCCGACTACTTTCCAGGTAATTACTGGGCGATCGCCTGCAGGCCAACGGTTTCCACTCAGATCTTAGAGCAATTTACTGAAGTAGAATTAGCAGGCTTCAATCGCCAGCAGATCGAAACATTTGTCCATAAATGGTTACCCCAACTGAGTAGTTCTACACCTATTAAATCAAAGGTTTTGCTCGCGCAATTGTTCGGTAATCCGTCGATCGGTGAAATTGCCACTAATCCTTTACTCTTAACCTTATTATGTAAGAAGTTTGCGGTATCTTCTTATCTATCTTTCGGCCACGCGATTCAAGATGCAATCGACTTGTGGCTCTATGAATGGGATTGTTGCAATTACAAATTCTACAGCGATCGCTCTCAGGAACCTACCAAGCGCGACTTAAAAAGACAGAAAGATATACTTAGTTGGATCGCATTGTCTAGCTTTAACCACGGTACTTCTCTATTCGATCTGCCGCGCATCGAACAATACGTCGCCCAATACACCAAAAATTTCCCAGGTCAATCCACTTGGGATGATATTCCCAGCACTTCAATGGTGGAAAGGACAAAAGGCATTTATAGTTTTGCCTATGTCTCATTTCAGGAATATCTGGTAGCCTACCATCTCATCCACAGCCCTAACCCCTCAGCGATTAAATATTTAGTGGAGAGAATTACAGACAAGCGCTGGCATAACGTCATTATCATGGCAGTTAGTATCCTTCCGAATGCCAACGATGTGGTTAGGCAAATGAAGCAAAGGATAGATAAATCGATTGGCCACGAGCGACTCCAGCAATTCCTAGAGTGGGTCAACCAACAGGTATCGCAATTGCAATCTCCCTACAGCCCTGAAACTCTACGTGCTTTTTATCTTGATATCGATCTAGAGAGGACTCGCGCCCTCGATCGCGCCCGTGCTTTGGAAATTGCTCACATGCGCTCTCTCGAACGCGCTCGCGTCAGAGCTGAAGGTAAAGCCAACGACATGGATACCGAAATTGATATCGACTATGCTCTTACCAACGCCATCAATCTCGATCTGACTCTTTATTGCGCCCAATTCCCAATTCTAGAGTTAGCCTGTGCCTTAGAACCAATCTTAAGCGAGCAATTAGAGAATTTGAAGCGCAGCCTACCCAGTCCTACCAAAGAAGCAGCTAAGTTCAAGAAGTGGTGGGCAGTTCAAGGTCTGGAATGGGCGCAAAAACTACGCAAGATTATTATTCAACATCGTCGAGGCATTCAAGATTGGGAACTAAGCGAGGCACAAATACAAGCGCTAAAGCGCTACTATGATGCCAACAAAACCCTGGTTGAGTGTCTCCATAGTTCTACAGTTAGCGAAGCAGTTCGACAAGAAATCAAGTCTACTTTACTATTGTCGATCGCCAGAATTGAGCAATCCAAACCCAGCGAACCAGCTACAAAACATCAGCAAAAACAACCCAAGAAATAG
- a CDS encoding C39 family peptidase — MFIHLPDTGSQDDTWSCGPNSTARVLKHYGHNVDYATVRATTDRQFLLPSSVKIPNPTWSDPFRTRRVDIRAGTPPHLLRDIMKRWEGDNVKLERKAGFPLLVDLLKDGKPVVVLLRTGSIDASILGTFPELHWVVAVGVNEPEQLIYYSDTNSTTYQLSYDDFMNKWSWRIGDGLASEILWKEGVKTETIIWIDRQP, encoded by the coding sequence ATGTTCATCCATTTGCCTGATACAGGCTCTCAAGACGATACCTGGAGCTGCGGCCCCAATTCAACAGCGCGAGTGTTGAAACACTATGGTCACAACGTCGATTATGCCACCGTTAGAGCAACCACAGACCGACAATTCCTGTTACCCTCATCCGTCAAGATTCCCAATCCAACCTGGTCAGATCCATTCAGAACCAGACGAGTAGACATCCGTGCAGGTACACCTCCTCACCTATTGCGAGACATCATGAAACGATGGGAAGGTGACAACGTCAAGCTAGAGCGAAAAGCAGGTTTCCCACTACTTGTCGATCTCCTAAAAGATGGCAAGCCAGTCGTCGTTCTCCTTCGCACGGGGAGCATAGATGCTTCCATTCTCGGCACATTCCCAGAACTCCATTGGGTAGTTGCCGTCGGAGTTAACGAGCCTGAGCAGCTAATTTACTATTCAGATACCAACAGTACAACTTACCAATTATCCTATGACGACTTTATGAATAAATGGAGCTGGCGCATCGGCGATGGCCTTGCCAGCGAGATTCTCTGGAAAGAAGGCGTAAAAACTGAAACAATCATCTGGATAGATCGCCAACCTTAA
- a CDS encoding YkvA family protein translates to MNILEKCKRIGAKTPLGKNILTMYYAMQDPAVPLVVKVAIVGAIAYFISPYDTFPDFLIAIGYTDDAMVVSTILLAIYSSINENHIRKAEEFLT, encoded by the coding sequence ATGAATATTCTCGAGAAATGTAAGCGAATTGGAGCCAAGACCCCGCTTGGCAAGAACATTTTAACTATGTACTACGCAATGCAAGATCCAGCAGTTCCACTCGTGGTTAAAGTGGCTATCGTTGGAGCTATTGCCTATTTCATTTCACCCTACGATACTTTCCCGGATTTCCTTATCGCCATTGGATATACCGACGATGCGATGGTGGTAAGCACTATTCTGTTGGCAATTTACTCAAGCATCAACGAAAATCATATTAGAAAAGCGGAGGAATTCCTCACCTAA
- a CDS encoding DUF5615 family PIN-like protein, producing the protein MARLKLHLDADTSSKALHSALVSKGHDVTRTPNDWMPFDASDETQLLRTTAQGRSIFTFNVKDFLVLAQLYPQHGGIILAAQNSWSLSELIAALDRLLSEAEAADWLGQVNWLNQWRK; encoded by the coding sequence ATGGCTAGGCTCAAACTCCATCTGGATGCTGATACCTCAAGTAAAGCCCTGCATTCAGCATTGGTATCGAAAGGACATGATGTAACACGTACTCCAAATGACTGGATGCCCTTTGATGCCAGCGATGAAACGCAATTATTACGCACAACTGCTCAGGGCAGAAGCATCTTTACATTCAATGTGAAAGACTTTCTGGTTCTAGCACAACTATATCCTCAACATGGCGGGATTATCCTTGCTGCTCAGAATAGTTGGTCGCTTTCAGAGTTGATTGCGGCATTAGATCGCCTATTATCTGAGGCAGAAGCAGCAGATTGGCTTGGTCAAGTAAATTGGCTCAATCAGTGGCGTAAGTAG
- a CDS encoding DUF433 domain-containing protein → MTAHALNLPDQLQHEIEQLAQSQGISLDQFILWAVTEKVSTLKASFPQIAYRQGVSGQLIPIVKGTGIRVQTIAIAAQKWGMSPSQIANEYDLTEAQINEALTFYAANKGQIDLAIAAEQSLEVANG, encoded by the coding sequence ATGACAGCACATGCGCTAAATCTGCCTGACCAGTTGCAGCATGAAATAGAGCAACTAGCACAGAGTCAAGGCATTTCCCTTGACCAATTTATTTTATGGGCTGTAACAGAAAAAGTCAGCACCCTCAAAGCATCTTTTCCGCAAATTGCATATCGGCAGGGGGTAAGCGGTCAACTCATACCAATCGTCAAAGGAACGGGGATTCGCGTACAAACGATCGCGATCGCTGCCCAAAAATGGGGTATGAGTCCAAGCCAAATCGCCAATGAATATGACCTGACTGAAGCCCAAATAAACGAAGCCTTGACTTTCTATGCAGCAAATAAGGGGCAGATTGATCTGGCGATCGCGGCGGAGCAATCTTTAGAGGTTGCTAATGGCTAG
- a CDS encoding IS5 family transposase, with protein MNYIIAQTLPAAHFKRRFGIETNTFKAIVKVLKPEWRATPTPGAKPKLGLEDRILVAFEYWREYRTYFHIATSWGISESTVCRIVHWVEETLIRSRRFRLPGKRQLVRGFGIPTVAIVDVTETRIERPKRHQRAFYSGKQKGHTLKCQLIIDALTGQIICTFFGKGRRHDFKLFKASGIHFHPQTESLQDKGYQGIQKLHLYCRLPHKKPKGGQLTPEQKAFNRQLARQRVGIEHVNRRLKIFRILSGRYRNRRHRFGLRCNLIAGLYNFERSQGSSVG; from the coding sequence ATGAACTATATAATAGCGCAAACCCTACCTGCTGCACACTTTAAGCGTCGATTTGGTATCGAGACTAATACGTTCAAAGCAATTGTGAAAGTGCTTAAACCAGAGTGGCGAGCAACGCCAACACCTGGAGCCAAGCCTAAACTCGGACTAGAAGACCGCATATTGGTTGCCTTCGAGTATTGGCGGGAATATCGCACCTACTTTCACATCGCCACTAGTTGGGGCATCAGCGAGTCTACAGTTTGTCGAATAGTGCATTGGGTAGAGGAGACTTTAATCCGCTCACGTCGCTTTCGACTACCTGGGAAGCGCCAGTTGGTGCGGGGCTTTGGGATACCTACAGTCGCGATCGTTGATGTGACTGAAACTCGCATTGAGCGTCCTAAGCGGCACCAACGTGCCTTTTATAGCGGCAAACAGAAAGGGCACACGCTCAAATGTCAACTCATAATTGACGCTCTTACTGGGCAGATTATCTGTACGTTTTTCGGCAAGGGGCGACGGCATGATTTCAAGCTGTTCAAAGCTTCTGGCATCCATTTCCATCCTCAAACCGAGAGTTTGCAGGACAAGGGTTATCAAGGCATCCAGAAACTGCATCTCTACTGCCGCTTACCCCACAAGAAACCGAAAGGTGGTCAGCTTACGCCCGAGCAGAAAGCGTTCAACCGCCAACTTGCGCGCCAACGGGTTGGCATTGAGCATGTTAATCGCCGCTTGAAGATCTTCCGCATCTTATCTGGACGCTATCGCAATCGTCGTCACCGCTTTGGTTTGCGTTGCAATCTAATTGCTGGTCTCTACAATTTTGAACGCTCTCAAGGCTCCTCAGTTGGCTAA